The following nucleotide sequence is from Pseudonocardia abyssalis.
GCGCGGATCGGCGCTGCGGAGCGGGGCGCTGCCGTTCCTGGAGGACCCCAGCCAGGTCACGCGGGAGAACGTGCAGCTCGCGGTGCTCGAGGGCGTCGAGGTGGTGTTCGTCGAGCGGATCGCCGGGTCCGGCGCGGTGCCGGTCCTCATGCGCGTCGGCGGGCGGTTCGCGCTGACCGCGACCGGCCTCGGGCTCGTCCTGCCCGCGCACGCGCCGCCGGAGTGGAGCACTACATCCCGCACACCGTCATCGATCCGCGGGCGCTGCGCGACATGCTCGCCGACATCCGCGGGAGCGGGTACGCGGTGAGCGACCGGCAGGTCACCGACGACTCGCTGTTGGTCGCCGCGCCGGTGCACGACGGACGGCCGCGGGGCGGCGGTGTCGCTGGTCCGGGCACTCGCCTGAAGAGTCGGCCACCGCACCGCCGTTTCGGGCACCGCACCGCTGACGGGACGGCGGTGCGGTGCCGACGACGGCGGTGCGGTGGCCGCCCCTCGTCGAGGGTGCGCAGTCTGCTGGGCCGAATGCCGGAACTTCTCCCCTGCTTCCGGTCCAGCTACACGTCGAGCGGGCCCGGCGTCACGGTGAGTGGTTCGTTGGGCCGTTCAGGTGGCTGACGGTGAACGGGCGAATGACACCTAGCGACGGGACGGTTACCGCGCGACGATCGTCACCCCCTCCCCAACCGCTCGCCCGGAAGGCCCCCGACCGTGGACGCGCTCCCCCCGACCCGACGGCGCTCCCCGCACCCCGTCACCGTCGCCGACCTGCTCTGCCGCTACGCGACCACTCCGGTCACCGACGCACGTCCCCCGGCCGGGCCACCGGGAGAGCCGGTGCCCGTGTCGGCGCTGCTGCGCCGCGAGGGCCGGGCCCGGCGCGCGCTGGACCGCCCGCTCGTGCCCCGCGGCCACTCCCGCCCCGGGCCCGGACCTGCCTCCGACGAGCCGCCGCGCCACAACGTCCGCAAGGCCGCCGCCGCGGCGGGTGCACTGTTCGTCGTCGGCGCGGTGTTCGGCACGACCTCGCTGGAGGAGGCCCTGCTGCTCCCGTCCCCGGAGGCCGACGCCGAGGAGCCCACGGCCGGTTCCGCGGGGATCGCCGGCAGTGCCGCACGGCCGGGACTCGTCCCCGGACCGGGCGTGACGCTCGCGTCCGCCGCGCTGCCGCTCGCCGACACCGCACCGGTCGACGGCGCGGACATCGGTCGGGCGGTGCTCGGGCCGTTCGCGCCCGGGGCGGCCGCCCCCGGCGGTCCCGGCGCGTCCCCGGCGGCGTCGTCGCCGTCCGCGCCCGTACTGCCCACCGCGCCCGGTGCCGCGGGTCCCGGTGCGGTCGATCCGGGTGCGGTCGATCCGGGGGCCGCCGGGCCCGCGCCCACCGGACCGTCGCCCGTCGCACCGCCGCCGGCGGGGCCGTCGCCCTCCGAGCCCGGGCCGTCGCCGGCCGCACCGGAGGCGCCGACCGTGTCCGTCCCGACCCCCGACCTCGGCACCCCCGAGGTCGACGTGCCCGCCGTCGTCGTGGCGCCCACCCCGCTCGGCCCGGTGTCGACGCCGCCGATCACGGTCGGCGCGGCCGCCGTCACCACCCCCGACCTCGGCGTGACCGTCGACGACGAGGGGGTCGGCGTCGCCATCACCGACACCGTCGTGGACCTCCCGGACACCGACGTCGGCCCCCTCGACGCAGGGCCGGTCGGTCTCGGGGAGACGTCGGCGACCCTGCCCGCCCTCACCGTCGAGGGTGCGGAGGTACTGCAGCTCGGCCCCGAACCCGAGCTGACCGTGCCCGGGATCGGGCTCTCCGCGACCGAGATCGAGACCCCGCCCCTCACCGTCGGCGGCACGGAGCTCGACCTCCCCGACGTCGAGCTCCCCGAGATCTCGACGTCCGAGGTGCCGGTCGTCGAGACCGTCACCGGTCTGCTCGGCGGCGACGCCCCGTCCCTCGGCGGCCTGCTGGGCTGAACGGCGCACCCACCTGGCATCCTGCGCCCCCATGAGCCGTCGGGACACCGCAGCCACCGCCCTCGTCGCCCTCCGCGCCGGGATCGGGGTGGGGGCCTGGGCCGCTCCGGCCCTGGCCGCCCGCACGTTCGGCCTGCGCGTCGACGGCAACACCGAGGCCGTGCTGATGGCGCGCCTGTTCGCCGTCCGCGACGCCGCGCTGGCCTACGCGACGCTCGGCACGACCGGGACGGCCCGCCGCACGGTGCTGCGGTCCGGGATCGCGTGCGACGTCCTCGACGCCGCCGCGGCCCTGCTCGCCGCGCGGAAGGGTGGCATCCCCCGCACCGCCGCCGCACTCGTGACGACCGTGGCGCTGGCGGCGGCCGCGACCGGCGTCGTGGCCGCACGGACCGACTGACGCCGGCGCTCAGTCGAGCAGCGCCGCCGGGACGTCGACGGTCCGGCTGCGCAGGTACTCCCCCAGCCCCTTGGCCTGCGGGTCCGGGCGGGCGGTGGAGGCGACGCCGTCGCCGAGCAGCCGGTGCACCACCACGTTGATCGCGCGCAGCGTGGGCAGCTCGTACCGCTCGATGCGCAGGTCTGCGGCCTCCGGACCGAGCAGCTCGCGGAGCCGGTCGACGGTGAGGTAGGCGCGCAGCCAGGCGTGGCCGGCGTCGTCACGGGCCCAGAGGCCGACGTTCGCGTTGCCGCCCTTGTCGCCGGAGCGCGCGCCGCAGACCCGGCCCAGCGGGGCACGCACGGTCGGCCCGTCCGGCAGGTCGGCCGGGGTGAGCGTCGGGGGCGTCGGCGCAGGGCCGGTCGGCGGGTCGGCCACGACGTGGCGGGACCCGTCGGGCAGCACCACGACCTGCTCCAGCGCGGTCCGCGGCACGGCGGCGGGCCGGTACACCCCGTAGGCCGACTCCGAGGTCGGCGGCGTCGTGGTGTGGAAACCCGCGTAGCCGGCGAGCGCGAGCTCCATCGCCGCACCCGAGAACGCCCGGCCGACCACTTGCGGGTCCGGGTCCATGACCGTGATCTTCAGGTGCGCGGTGGCCAGCGCGTTCTCCTCCGCGTCGGGGGTGTCGAAGCGCAGCAGCCGGACGTCGACGGAGCCGAAGCGGTCCTTCCCACCGAGCACCTCGAACAGCAGGGACTCGCAGCGCGCGGCCTTCGCCTCGATGTCGAGGCCGGTGATCACGAACGTCATCGTGTTGCGGAACCCGCCGATGTCGTTGAGCGCGACCTTGAGCGTCGACGGCGGCGGGCTGCCCTGCACGCCGGAGATCGTGACGCGGTGCTCGGCGTCCTGGCCGAGGACGGCGGTGTCCATGTGCGTGGTGACGTCCGGGCCCAGGTAGGCGGGCTCGGCGATCTCGTAGAGCAGCTGCGCGGTGACGGTGCCGACGGAGACGAGCCCGCCCGTCCCCGGGTGCTTCGTGATCACCGACGAGCCGTCCGCGGCCACCTCGGCGATCGGGAAGCCGGGGTAGCGCAGGTCGGTGATCTCGTCGAGGAACGGGTAGTTGCCGCCGGTCGCCTGCGGGCCGCACTCGATCACGTGACCGGCGGCGACGGCCCCGGCCAGGCGGTCCCAGTCCTCGAGGCCCCAGCCGTGCCACCACGCCGCCGGGCCCACGACCAGCGACGCGTCCGTGACGCGCCCGGTGACGACGACGTCGGCCCCCGCCGCGAGCGCCTGCGCGATGCCCCAGCCGCCCAGGTAGGCGTTGGCCGAGACCGGCTCGCCCACGACCTCGGGCCTGATCGCCGACAGGTCGCCGCGCAGGTCGTCGCCCTCGATGTGGGCCACGGCGACCGTGAGCCCGAGCCGCGTCGCGACCGCCCGGATCGCGTCGGCCAGCCCGGCCGCGTTGAGCCCCCCCGCGTTGGCGACGATCTTGATCCCGCGCTCCAGGCAGGTGCCGAGGACGTCCTCCACCTGCGTGAGGAACGTCTTCGCGAAGCCGCCCGCGGGGTCCTTCGCCTGCGCCTTCGCCAGGATGAGCATGGTGAGCTCGGCGAGGTAGTCGCCGCACAGGACGTCGATCGGCCCCCCGTCCACCATCTCCCGTGCGGCGGCGATCCGGTCGCCGTAGAACCCCGAGCAGTTGCCGATGATCACCGGTCGCGTCACCGTCGCACCGTAGGCGACGAGAATGTCGGTGGTCGATGCGAACATGCGTTCGTGTCCGACCCGAGACGACCCGATCCGACCCGATCCGACACCGCCACGATCCTGCACGCCGACCTCGACGCGTTCTACGCGTCGGTCGAGCAGCGCGACGACCGGCGGCTGCGCGGGCGGCCGGTGATCGTCGGCGGCGGGGTGGTGCTCGCGTGCAGCTACGAGGCCAAGGCCCGCGGGGTGCGCACGGCGATGAACGGGCGGCAGGCACGGGCGCTGTGCCCGCAGGCCATCGTCGTGCCGCCGCGGATGGCGGCGTACTCCCGCGCCAGCACGGAGGTGTTCGCGGTGTTCCGTGACACGACGCCGCTGGTGGAGGGCATCTCGATCGACGAGGCGTTCCTCGAGGTCGGCGGGCTGCGGCGGATCGCGGGCTCGCCCGTCGAGATCGCGGCGCGGCTGCGGGAGCGGATCGCGCGGGAGGTGGGGCTGCCGATCACGGTGGGCGTCGCGCGCACGAAGTTCCTGGCCAAGGTCGCGAGCGGGGTCGCCAAGCCCGACGGTCTGCTGCGCGTGGCCCCGGAGGCCGAGCTCGCGTTCCTGCACCCGCTGCCGGTGCGGAGGTTGTGGGGCGTCGGCGCCGTCACCACGGAGAAGCTGCACGCGATGGGCATCCGCACGGTCGGCGAGGTCGCCGCGGTGGGCGAGGCCGCGCTCGTGTCGATGCTCGGCCGGGCAGGCGGGCGGCACCTGCACGCCCTCGCCCACAACCGCGACCCCCGCCCGGTGCAGGCCACCGAGCGGCGGCGCTCCATCGGGTCGCAGCAGGCGCTGGGCCGGCGCACCCGCACACCCGACGAGCTCGACGCCCTGCTCGCCGGCACGCTCGACCGGCTCGGGCGGCGGCTGCGCGGCGGCCATCGCGTCTGCCGCACGGTCGTGCTGCGGCTGCGCTTCGGCGACTTCTCCCGCGCCACCCGCTCGCACACCCTCCCCGAGGCCACCGCGCACACCGCCACGCTGCTGGCCGCGTGCCGCGAGCTGCTGGTCGCCGCGCTGCCGATGATCCGCGAGCGCGGGATCACCCTGCTCGGGGTCTCGCTGGGCAACCTGGCCGACGACGACGCCGTCCAGCTCGCGCTGCCCTTCGACCGCGCCGCCGGGGCCGCCCTCGACTCCACCCTCGACGACCTGCGCGCCCGCTTCGGCGCCCGCTCGGTCACCCGCGGCACCCTGCTGCACACCCGCGCCCCGCTGGAGGTACCCCAACTCCCGGACGACCCCTGACCCACCGCGAAGATCGTCACCGGCCGCACATCGGCGCCCTCCCCGGGGCCGTGCGGTGCGGCGGATCACGATCATGCGAGGCTCGCCGCCGCGTCCCCGCCCGGACGCCGGGCGGGGCCCGCACACCGCGCCGGGTCCGGATCGGGGTTCACGCGTCGAGCCGGGTCCCGTGCCACGTCCGCGCCTGGCTCGCACGCCGGGCCGGGATCTGCGTGGCCCCGGGGCGCGCGAAACCCGGGAACGCGCCCGGACCCGGCACGGGGCGCCGGTCAGCGGATGTCGATCACCGACTTCGTGATCTGGGATCGGGCGACGAGGCGGTCGCCCACCACCGCGGTGGCGGTCACGAAGCCGAGGCGGCGGGTGCGGCGCTCCACCACGGCCGTCACCGTCACCTCCTCCCCCGCCCGCCCGGGGCTGAGGACCTGGGTCGAGATGTGGTGGGTCACGGCGTGCTCGGCGGCGTCGAGGTGCGGGAGCAGGGCCAGGAAGCCGGTGAGCTCCATGATCGAGCCCAGCGCTCCGGCGTGCAGGGTGCCGCCCGGGTTGATCGCCAGCCCGGCCACGGGGAACACCACGCCCGCTGCGGGGTCGGCCGGGTCGAGCGCCCGGGCCTCGAGGGCCACCTGCAGCGGGATGGCGAGCGCGGCCGCGGCCCGCTCGGCGAGGGAGTCGGTCACGCCCCGCAGCGTGCCACCCCACGACCTGCGCGGATCCCGCGCACCTCCCGGCCACCCGCGCACGCCCGGACGTGCGCAAGACAGCGGCGGGTGCGCGGGAGCCCGACCTGGGCACCGGACCGCCGGGTGCGTCTGGTGCCGACGGGAGCGCGGGGGCACCGCGCGCCGCCCGGATGCCGCGGCGCCGCGGGCGACCACGGCGTGTGACCGCCACGGTTCCTCCGTCCGGCCGCACACCCCGGGCGCGCGCGGATTCGTTCCCCCGGCAGGGGTGTGGCCACCCCCACCACCGCGCCCGGCCTCCACTACCGTCCGGGTCGAACGAGCGCCGCGATCCTGCACGGAGAGTCGATGTCAGACGAGCAGTCCCACGAGCCGAGCGAGATCACCTACGCGGAGCACTTCCATCCGGCCCGGCCCCGGAGCCTGCGGCACCGCGCGAAGGTCAAGGCGCCGTTCGCGCGCCGGTCCGTGGCCAAGGACGGGAAGCCGACCGGCACGAACCCGGCGTACGTGTCGTGGCTGCTGAGCCAGTCGATGCTGGCCGACGCCAACGAGATCAGCCGGCAGTTCTCCGGCCAGGGCACGATGTGGCAGAACCCGTTCGCGAACCCCGGGCCGCGGCAGGCCGTGGAGACGGCGTCGGTGTGGTTCACCGCCTACCCGATCTCGTTCATCACCCGCCCCGGGGAGTCGTTCCTGGGCGCGCTGGCCGACGAGGCGCTGTGGGACGCGTTCGCGACCATCGGCATCGAGGCCGTGCACACCGGGCCGGTGAAGCGCGCGGGCGGGCTGTCGGGCTGGCAGACCACCCCGAGCGTCGACGGGCACTTCGACCGGATGAGCACCGAGATCGACCCGGCGTTCGGCACCGAGGCCGAGTTCCGCGCGATGTGCGGCATGGCCACCTGGTCCGGCGGCACGATCATCGACGACATCGTGCCCGGCCACACCGGCAAGGGCGCCGACTTCCGGCTCGCCGAGATGAAGTACGCCGACTACCCCGGCGTCTACCACATGATCGAGGTCGACCCGGAGGACTGGACGCTGCTCCCGGACGTCCCGTCCGGCCGCGACTCCGTCAACATCGACCCGGCCACCGAGGAGCAACTGGAGAAGGCCGGCTACATCATCGGCCGCCTGCAGCGCGTCATCTTCTACGCCGAGGGCGTCAAGGAGACGAACTGGAGCGCCACGAAGGCCGTCGAGGGCGTCGACGGGGTCGAACGCCGCTGGGTGTACCTGCACTACTTCAAGGAGGGCCAGCCCTCGATCAACTGGCTCGACCCCAGCTTCGCGGGCATGCGCCTGGTCATCGGCGACGCCCTGCACTCGCTCACCGACCTCGGCGCGGGCGCGCTGCGCCTGGACGCCAACGGCTTCCTCGGCGTCGAGAAGTCGACGGAGGGGCTGCCCGCGTGGTCCGAGGGCCACCCGCTCTCCCAGGCGGCCAACCACCTCATCGGCTCGATGGTGCGCAAGCTCGGCGGGTTCACCTTCCAGGAGCTGAACCTCACCATCGACGACATCCGGGTCACCGCCGAGGCGGGCGCCGACCTGTCCTACGACTTCGTCAACCGGCCCGCCTACCACCACGCGCTCGCCACCGGCGACACCGAGTTCCTGCGGCTGACGCTGCGCACGTCGCTGGAGCTCGGCGTCGACCCGGCGTCGCTGGTGCACGCCCTGCAGAACCACGACGAGCTGACCTACGAGCTCGTGCACTGGGCCACCGGGCACCGCGACGACGTCTACACCTACAAGGGTGCGGAGATCACCGGCGGCGACCTGGCGATCAGCGTGCGCCGCGACCTGTGCGAGCAGCTCACCGGGCCGGACGCCCCGTACAACCTGATCTTCACGACCAACGGCATCGCCTGCACCACCGCCACCGTCATCGCCGCGACGCTGGGCATCTCCGACCTCGACACCATCGAGGAGATCGACACCGCCCGGATCATGCGGGTGCACCTGCTGCTCGCGATGTTCAACGCGCTGCAGCCCGGCGTGTTCGCGCTGTCCGGGTGGGACCTCGGCGGCATGCTCACCCTGGCCCCCGACCAGGTCGCAGAGCTGCTGGAGAGCGGCGACACCCGCTGGATCCACCGGGCGGGGCACGACCTGATGGGGGTCAACCCGGGGGCGCGGAGCTCGTCGTCGGGCCTGCCGCGCGGGCGCAGCCTCTACGGCACGATCCCCGACCAGCTCGACGACGAGGCCAGCTTCGTCCGCCAGCTCCAGGCGATCCTCGCCGTCCGCACCCGCTACGGCATCGCGACGGCTCAGCAGGTCGACGTGCCGGACGTGTCGCACCACGGCCTGCTCGTGCTCGTGCACCAGCTCGCCGACGCCGCGCAGCTGCACCTCACGGTGCTCAACTTCTCGGGAGAGCCCGTCACCGGCACCGTCCGCTCGGAGTTCCTGACGCCCGGCGCCGAGGTCTCGGACATGTTCACCAGCCGTCCGCTCGGCACCGTCGACGACCTGCACTCCTTCTCCGTCGAGATGGAGCCGCACCAGGGGCACTCGCTGCTGGTGGCGCAGGCCCCGGAGGAGCACTGACGGTGCGTAGGTACGCCGGGTCCACGGGCCTGTGGACCCGGTACCCCGACCACTACCCGGACGCCCTGCGCGGGGGCCCGGACCCGGTCGGGGAGAGGCTCGGCCCGGTACACCTGGACCGGCTGCCCGCCCCCGACGCGCCGTGCACGGTCCTGCTCGCCCACCCGGCCGCCGACCGCTGGACCCCGCCGCCCAGCCGCCGGTTCCTCGACCGGATCGCCGCGCCGACGGTGTACGTCGGCCCGCCCGACGCCGGGCACCTGCCCGCCGAACCGGCCGGGGCCGACGCGCTGCGGACGGCCCTGCACGCGTTCCTCGCGCGCGTGCTCCGCGGTGGAACTGCTCACCCCGGCGTGACCTGACGCCCCTGCGGGACGAACATGGAGGCAGTGACCGTCCGCTCCCCCGTCCGCCCCGGCACCAGCACCGCACTCCTCGTCCTCGCGCTCGTCGTGCTCGCGCTGAACCTGCGCGGCCCGATCGTCGCGATCTCCCCGGTGCTGGACACGATCCGCGCCGACCTGGGCATCGGGGCAGGCACGGCGGGGCTGCTCACCAGCCTGCCGGTCCTCTGCTTCGCGCTCGCCACGCCGCTCGCGTCGCTGCTGCTGGCCCGGGCCGGTCTGGAGCGCGGGGTGCTGATCGCGCTGGGGGCACTGCTCGTCGGCACGGTGGTCCGTTCGACCGACGGGTTGCCCGCCGTCGTCGTGGGCACGCTGATCATCGGGATCGCGATCACCGTCGGCAACGTCGCGGTGCCGGTCATCGTCGGACGGGACGTGCCCGCGCACCGCGCCGGGATCGTGCTCGGCGGCTACACGGCGGCGCTCAACGTCGGCTCGATGATCATGCTGTCGTTCACGGTGCCGCTCGCGGCCGGGCTGGGCTGGCGGCCCGCGCTGGCGGCGTGGGGGCTGGTCGCCGTGCTCGCGGCGGTGATCTGGTGGGTCGGCACGCGCGGCAACGCGCGGCGCGCCGCGGAGGCCGTCGCGCCGGACGGGGGCAGCGACGGCGACCCCGTATGGTGGCGGCGCCCGATCGTCTGGACCCTCGCGATCGCGTTCGGCGGCCAGGCGTTCGCCTACTACGGAGTGACGGCGTGGCTGCCGCTGCTGCTGCGCGACGAGCTGGGCATGGACCCCGCAGCGGCCGGCGTCAGCGCGTCGATCTTCCAGGTGGCGGCCGTGGCGGGCGCGTTCGGCGTGCCGGTTCTACTGCGGGTGTTCGACCGTCCGCTGCCCGCGCTGCTGGTCGTCTGCGCGTTCTGGGTGACGCTTCCGCTGGGCCTGCTGCTGGCCCCCGGGCTGTGGCCGGTCTGGTGCGCACTCGGCGGCGCCGCGCAGGGCGGTGGGTTCACCGTGATCTTCTCGATCGTCGTGCGGGCGGCGCGCGGGCCGGCCGAGGGGCGCCGGATGTCGGCGCTGGTGCAGGGCGGCGGGTACCTGATCGCGGCCACCGGACCGACGATCGTCGGTGCCGTGCACGAGGCCACCGGCACCTGGACGGCCCCGCTGCTGGTGGTCCTGGGCGCGGTCACCCTGCTCACCGTCGCGGGCGGCTTCTCGGCGAGTGCTCGCGCAGATCAGGTCAGGCTTCCTGCACCTCGCGCGTGACCCTCCCCCACGACCTGCCGAGCCGGCGCACCCTGCTCGCCGGATCGGTCGAGCGGCTGCGATGGCGCGTCGATCAGCGGGAAGTCAGACTGTTCGACCATGCCCACCGACCCGCCCTCGGCTCCGAACCCGCTGTTCGCCGGGGGCGGGGAGGTCGGGCGCGTCATGGAGTCCCACGACTGGGCCGCGACCCCGGTCGGGCCACCCGAGACCTGGCCGCCCGAGCTGCGCAGCGTCGTGCGGATCCTGCTCACGTCGCGCTTCTCGATGTGGATGGGCTGGGGCCCCGATCTGGCGTTCTTCTACAACGACGCCTACCAGCGCGACACGCTCCGCGCGAAGCACCCGTGGGCGCTGGGGCGGCCCGCCCACGAGGTGTGGGCGGAGATCTGGGACGACGTCTCGCCGCGTGTGCGCCAGGTCATCGAGACCGGTGAGGCCACCTGGGACGAGGGCCTGCTGCTCACCCTGGAACGCGCGGGCTACGTCGAGGAGAGTTACCACACCTTCTCCTACAGCCCGCTCGAGTACGCCGACGGCCGGATCTCCGGCCTGCTCTGCGTCGTCAGCGAGAACACCGAGCGGGTGCTCAGCGAGCGCCGGCTGCGGGTCCTCAGCGAACTCGGCGACGTCTCGACGGCCACCGCACCGTCCGTCGAGGAAGCCTGCCGCGCCGTGCTGACGGCTCTGGAGCGCGGCCGCCTCGACGTCCCGTTCGCCTCGGTCTACCTCCTCGACGGCGCGGGGACGGCCCACCGCACCGCCTACTTCGGCATGCTCGACGACCCACGGATCGTCCCGCCCGTGCTCGACGACGGATCCCCGTTGTGGTCGGTGCTCCAGACCGGTGAGGCGCGCGCCCTGACCGGGCTCGCCGCCGAGCACAAGGGCCTGTTCCTGCCCACCGGGTACATCGACGACGCGATCGAGCCCGACGCGGCGATCTGCATGCCGCTCGTCGGGGGCGGGACCGGGCGGCCGATCGGGGTGTTCACCGCGGGGGTGAGCCCGTTCCGGGCGCTCGACACCGAGTACCGGCGCTTCCTCGACCTCGTCGCCGGGCAGGTCACCATCGCGGTCACCGACGCGCAGGCCTACCAGGCCCAGCGCCGCCGCGCCGACGAGCTCGCCGAGCTCGACCGGGCCAAGACCGAGTTCTTCACCGGCGTCAGCCATGAGCTGCGCACCCCGCTGACGCTCGTCGCCGGGCCGGCCGAGGACGCGCTCGCCGACCGCGACCACCCTCTGACCCCGCCGCAGCGCGCCCGCCTCGAGGTCATCCGCCGCAGCAGCGGCCGGCTGCGGCGGCTCGTCGACACCCTGCTGGACTTCGCCCGGCTGGAGGGCGGCCGGCTCGCGCCGCAGCTCGCCTCCGTCGACCTCGCCGCTCTGACCCGCGGCATCGCCGAGTCCTTCGCCCCCGCAGCCACCCGGGCCGGGCTGGGGTTCGTGGTCACGTGCCCCGCGCTGCCGTCCGCCGTCGCCGTCGACGTGGACATGTGGGAGAAGATCGTCCTCAACCTGCTGTCCAACGCGGTCAAGTACACCCTGGCCGGAGGGGTCTCCGTCACCCTCGCCGCCACCGACGACGGCGGGGTACGGCTCGACGTCACCGACACCGGGATCGGCATCCCGGCCGAGGACGTGCCGCTGCTGTTCCAGCGCTTCCACCGCGTGCAGGGGGCGGCCGGTCGCAGCCGTGAGGGATCCGGCATCGGGCTCGCGCTCGTCGCCGAACTGACGGCGCTGCACGGCGGCACGACCGGCGTCGCGAGCGTCCCCGACAGCGGCTCGGAGTTCTCGGTGACGCTCCCGGCCTCCGCGTTCACCGGCGCCCCTCCGACGAGCGCCCGGGTCTCCGTCGCGACCCAGCGCTACCGCGAGGAGGCGCTGCAGTGGTCCACCTACGACACCGACGAGCTCGTCCCGCTCGACGCGGGGACGACGGCGGGCGACACGGTGCTCGTCGCGGAGGACAACAGCGACCTGCGACGGTTCCTGGCCGGGCTGCTCTCCCCGCACTACCGCGTGCTCGTCGTCGGCGACGGCGACAGCGCGCTGGCCACCGCACTGGCGGAGCGGCCCGACCTGGTCCTGACCGACGCGATGATGCCGGGCCTCGACGGCTTCGAACTGCTCACGGCGCTGCGCGCCGACCCGGCGACGGCAACCACGCCGGTCGTGATGCTCTCCGCGCGGGCGGGCGAGGACGCCGCCATCGAGGGGCTGGCGGCGGGTGCCGACGACTACCTGGTCAAGCCGTTCTCCTCGGCCGACCTGCTGGCGCGGGTCCGGTCCAACCTGCAGCTCTCCCGGGTGCGCAACCAGGAGTCGGCGTGGCGCACCGCGCTCATCGACGCGATGCGCGAGGGCCTGTTCGTCGTCGCGCCCGACGGTTCCGTCATCGACGCGAACGCGGCGCTCGAGACCATCCTCGGGTACGGCCGGGACGGGCTCCCGTACCGACCCCCCTACCCGTGGCTACCCGACCCGGAGACCGACCCCGAGGCCGCGGCGGAGGCCGCCGCCGCCTTCGCCACGGCGACCGGGCAGGGGACGGGCACGTTCGTCCTGCCCGTCCGGCACAAGGACGGGCACTGGCTCTGGGTGGAGGTGTCGGTCGCCACGGCCCCGGGTCGCGACGGCGGGGATCCGATGCTGCTGAGCACGGTCCGCGACGTCACCGAACGTCGCCGGATCGCCGAGCGCGACCGGCTGCTCGCCGACACCGGCCGCCTGCTCGGGCAGCCCGGTGCGCTGCGGGAGCGGCTCGCCGGTCTGCTCGCCGCGGCGTCCCCGGTGCTCGGCGACCTGGCCGTCGTCTACCTCGCCCGGCCCGACGGCACGCACGCCGTCGCGGCCGCGCACCACCGCGACCCCGTCGTGGCCGACGCCGTCCGCGCGCTCCCACCGGGCCGCCCGACACCCGCGCAGAACGCCCGGCAGCGCGCCGGGCAGGCGTACGAGCTCACGGAGCTGTCCCCCGGCACGCCCACCGAGGCGGGCGGGGCCCGGTTCGGCGGCGCGCTGGTCGTTCCCCTCCTCGTCGCCGGACGCCTGCTCGGCGAACTGGTGTTCGCCGCGACCGGTCGGCCGCACCGCCACGACGACACCGACGTCGCCACCGCGGAGGAGCTGGGCCGCCGCGTCGCACTGATGATCGAGACCGACCGTCTCGCCACCCGCGAGCGCCAGCTGCACGAGGTGACGGCCGCGCTCGCCGCCGCCGGGACCGTGACCGAGGCCGCACGGGTGCTGGAGGCCGGGATCGT
It contains:
- a CDS encoding MFS transporter; the encoded protein is MTVRSPVRPGTSTALLVLALVVLALNLRGPIVAISPVLDTIRADLGIGAGTAGLLTSLPVLCFALATPLASLLLARAGLERGVLIALGALLVGTVVRSTDGLPAVVVGTLIIGIAITVGNVAVPVIVGRDVPAHRAGIVLGGYTAALNVGSMIMLSFTVPLAAGLGWRPALAAWGLVAVLAAVIWWVGTRGNARRAAEAVAPDGGSDGDPVWWRRPIVWTLAIAFGGQAFAYYGVTAWLPLLLRDELGMDPAAAGVSASIFQVAAVAGAFGVPVLLRVFDRPLPALLVVCAFWVTLPLGLLLAPGLWPVWCALGGAAQGGGFTVIFSIVVRAARGPAEGRRMSALVQGGGYLIAATGPTIVGAVHEATGTWTAPLLVVLGAVTLLTVAGGFSASARADQVRLPAPRA
- a CDS encoding SpoIIE family protein phosphatase, whose amino-acid sequence is MPTDPPSAPNPLFAGGGEVGRVMESHDWAATPVGPPETWPPELRSVVRILLTSRFSMWMGWGPDLAFFYNDAYQRDTLRAKHPWALGRPAHEVWAEIWDDVSPRVRQVIETGEATWDEGLLLTLERAGYVEESYHTFSYSPLEYADGRISGLLCVVSENTERVLSERRLRVLSELGDVSTATAPSVEEACRAVLTALERGRLDVPFASVYLLDGAGTAHRTAYFGMLDDPRIVPPVLDDGSPLWSVLQTGEARALTGLAAEHKGLFLPTGYIDDAIEPDAAICMPLVGGGTGRPIGVFTAGVSPFRALDTEYRRFLDLVAGQVTIAVTDAQAYQAQRRRADELAELDRAKTEFFTGVSHELRTPLTLVAGPAEDALADRDHPLTPPQRARLEVIRRSSGRLRRLVDTLLDFARLEGGRLAPQLASVDLAALTRGIAESFAPAATRAGLGFVVTCPALPSAVAVDVDMWEKIVLNLLSNAVKYTLAGGVSVTLAATDDGGVRLDVTDTGIGIPAEDVPLLFQRFHRVQGAAGRSREGSGIGLALVAELTALHGGTTGVASVPDSGSEFSVTLPASAFTGAPPTSARVSVATQRYREEALQWSTYDTDELVPLDAGTTAGDTVLVAEDNSDLRRFLAGLLSPHYRVLVVGDGDSALATALAERPDLVLTDAMMPGLDGFELLTALRADPATATTPVVMLSARAGEDAAIEGLAAGADDYLVKPFSSADLLARVRSNLQLSRVRNQESAWRTALIDAMREGLFVVAPDGSVIDANAALETILGYGRDGLPYRPPYPWLPDPETDPEAAAEAAAAFATATGQGTGTFVLPVRHKDGHWLWVEVSVATAPGRDGGDPMLLSTVRDVTERRRIAERDRLLADTGRLLGQPGALRERLAGLLAAASPVLGDLAVVYLARPDGTHAVAAAHHRDPVVADAVRALPPGRPTPAQNARQRAGQAYELTELSPGTPTEAGGARFGGALVVPLLVAGRLLGELVFAATGRPHRHDDTDVATAEELGRRVALMIETDRLATRERQLHEVTAALAAAGTVTEAARVLEAGIVDATGAVAVSVTLPAPGGPAMVHEVGDPHAVPPVTDAIRTATPGWGPCGAALPLTVGERVVGALAIGFDGPRAFNDDERTFLQTLASEAGLAFERAALADTRRELADTLQRSLLPPALPDHDRVTLAARYLPASSGSNTGGDWYDVLPLDDHHVAIVVGDVVGQGPTAAAVMGQLRSALSAYLLQNHAPAEALTWLNRWSFRVPGARASTAICVVLDTRTGDVRWARAGHPPPLVLGPDGGFEFLEDAHGAVLGVTGAPPFTEGSTTLAPGSTVILYTDGLVERRGEIVDDGVARLAAAAARYCTSPVEKLVPAVLDAALDRAGPADDVALIVARLRPPALAGRGPARPDQLAVVRRDVAAWVTAAALSKDTGDDLQLALGEALANAVEHAYRDRAPGEYHYRLDQRPDGAVQVEVSDHGSWRPPPADPGYRGRGLLVIDRLAGGAVIERSDEGTRVTFTVLPVDEPDPAPAAAPAGPAPPAWAGLRVHDGPRLELAGELDVATVPGLRDRVLEAIHGAGSPVVVDATAVTHLASAGIGLLLEIAALAPRGVRVVVTGGGPVARVLALTDLGRALGAELT